In Strigops habroptila isolate Jane chromosome 2, bStrHab1.2.pri, whole genome shotgun sequence, one genomic interval encodes:
- the SERPINH1 gene encoding serpin H1 has product MWIILVLALCGLAAAVPSEDRKLSDKATTLAERSTTLAFNLYHAMAKDKNMENILLSPVVVASSLGLVSLGGKATTASQAKAVLSADKLNDDYVHSGLSELLNEVSNSTARNVTWKIGNRLYGPASINFADDFVKNSKKHYNYEHSKINFRDKRSALKSINEWAAQTTDGKLPEVTKDVEKTDGALIVNAMFFKPHWDEKFHHKMVDNRGFMVSRSYTVGVPMMHRTGLYNYYDDETEKLQVVEMPLAHKLSSMIFIMPNHVEPLERVEKLLNKEQLKTWAGKMKKRSVAISLPKVILEVSHDLQKHLADLGLTEAIDKTKADLSKISGKKDLYLSNVFHAAALEWDTEGNPYDADIYGREEMRNPKLFYADHPFIFMIKDSKTNSILFIGRLVRPKGDKMRDEL; this is encoded by the exons ATGTGGATTATCCTGGTCCTTGCTCTCTGTGGCCTCGCTGCCGCCGTGCCCTCGGAGGACAGGAAGCTGAGCGACAAGGCAACAACGCTGGCTGAGCGCAGCACAACGCTGGCCTTCAACCTCTACCATGCCATGGCGAAGGACAAGAACATGGAGAACATCCTCCTGTCCCCCGTGGTCGTGGCCTCTTCCCTTGGCCTCGTGTCCCTTGGGGGCAAGGCTACAACTGCATCCCAAGCCAAGGCAGTGCTCAGCGCAGACAAGCTGAATGATGACTATGTCCACAGTGGGTTGTCCGAGCTCCTGAATGAGGTGAGCAACAGCACAGCCCGGAATGTCACCTGGAAGATCGGCAACCGCTTGTATGGCCCGGCCTCCATCAACTTTGCTGATGACTTTGTGAAGAACAGCAAGAAGCATTACAACTACGAGCACTCCAAGATCAACTTCCGAGACAAGAGGAGCGCCCTGAAATCCATTAACGAATGGGCAGCCCAGACCACGGATGGGAAACTCCCAGAGGTCACAAAAGATGTGGAGAAAACTGATGGAGCCCTCATTGTCAATGCCATGTTCTTCAAGC CTCACTGGGATGAGAAGTTCCATCATAAGATGGTGGACAACCGTGGCTTCATGGTGTCTCGTTCCTACACGGTGGGAGTCCCCATGATGCACCGTACAG GTCTCTACAATTACTATGATGATGAGACAGAGAAGCTCCAGGTGGTGGAGATGCCACTTGCTCACAAGCTCTCCAGCATGATCTTCATCATGCCAAACCATGTGGAGCCACTGGAGAGGGTTGAGAAGCTGCTGAACAAGGAGCAGCTGAAGACCTGGGCTGGCAAGATGAAGAAGAGATCAGTGGCCATCTCACTGCCTAAAGTCATCCTGGAAGTCAGCCACGACCTTCAG AAACACTTGGCTGACCTGGGTCTGACAGAAGCCATTGACAAAACCAAAGCTGACTTATCAAAGATCTCTGGCAAGAAAGACCTTTACCTGTCCAACGTCTTCCACGCTGCTGCTCTGGAATGGGACACGGAAGGGAACCCCTACGACGCTGACATCTACGGCCGAGAGGAGATGAGGAACCCCAAGCTCTTCTATGCTGACCACCCTTTCATCTTCATGATCAAGGACAGTAAAACCAACTCCATTCTCTTCATTGGCAGGCTCGTGAGGCCCAAAGGAGACAAGATGCGTGACGAGTTGTAG
- the RPS3 gene encoding 40S ribosomal protein S3, whose protein sequence is MAVQISKKRKFVADGIFKAELNEFLTRELAEDGYSGVEVRVTPTRTEIIILATRTQNVLGEKGRRIRELTAVVQKRFGFPEGSVELYAEKVATRGLCAIAQAESLRYKLLGGLAVRRACYGVLRFIMESGAKGCEVVVSGKLRGQRAKSMKFVDGLMIHSGDPVNYYVDTAVRHVLLRQGVLGIKVKIMLPWDPSGKIGPKKPLPDHVSIVEPKEEILPTTPISEQKGGKPEQPAMPQPVPTA, encoded by the exons ATGGCGGTGCAGATATCCAAGAAGCGCAAG tttgtCGCTGACGGCATCTTCAAAGCTGAGCTGAATGAGTTTCTGACTCGTGAACTGGCTGAAGATGGGTACTCCGGAGTAGAAGTCCGGGTCACTCCAACCAGGACTGAGATTATCATACTTGCCACCAG AACTCAGAATGTCCTGGGAGAGAAGGGCCGCCGCATCCGGGAGCTCACAGCTGTCGTGCAGAAGAGGTTTGGATTCCCTGAGGGAAGCGTTGAG CTCTATGCAGAGAAGGTGGCCACGAGAGGTCTGTGTGCAATCGCTCAGGCAGAGTCCCTGCGGTACAAGCTTCTGGGAGGCTTAGCAGTGCGTCG GGCCTGCTATGGTGTCCTCCGCTTCATCATGGAGAGCGGTGCCAAGGGCTGCGAGGTGGTTGTGTCCGGCAAGCTCCGAGGTCAGCGAGCCAAGTCCATGAAGTTTGTGGATGGTTTGATGATCCACAGTGGAGACCCGGTGAACTACTACGTCGACACAGCAGTGCGTCACGTCCTTCTCCGGCAGG GAGTACTGGGAATCAAAGTAAAGATTATGTTGCCCTGGGACCCAAGTGGAAAGATTGGCCCCAAAAAGCCTCTTCCAGACCACGTCAGCATTGTGGAACCCAAAGAAGAGATCTTGCCCACCACCCccatttcagagcagaaaggtGGCAAACCAGAACAGCCAGCCATGCCTCAGCCAGTTCCCACTGCCTGA